One window from the genome of Dermacentor silvarum isolate Dsil-2018 chromosome 5, BIME_Dsil_1.4, whole genome shotgun sequence encodes:
- the LOC119454186 gene encoding putative nuclease HARBI1 has product SSSSSSSSSSSSSKSSSSSDEDESYVLYEILFNEMFAEPPHKRPKIVGYVEEDVHVYSEEEFRRNFRVSRSVAADLYNGFTASRMCPRCDNGGSSAKTAEEHVLAFLWYAANKACIRGVAGRFGLGETTTFRVIERVMEYLVELAKTKIAFPDDIRGLAKDFEQLSGVPGVIGCIDGTYINIRCPARKVRSTYINRHNDISMTLQVVCDHEKRFLDVTVGNPSKMHDAKIYRNSRLAARLPQICASGNYHILGDAAYPLRQYLLTPYRDYGKLTSQQKSFNARFSATRVRIENAFGDLKARFRQLLHLDFFVVDKINVFVISYCVLHNLCIKAGVEDIPFDPEDTGSDCTWQRLSHDDRESSGPPTAKETVLRQMGEQKRESVRQKMGLQ; this is encoded by the exons agtagtagtagtagtagtagtagtagtagtagtagtagta aaagcagcagcagcagcgatgaggatgagtcgtacgtactgtacgaaattttatttaatgaaatgtttgcagagcCTCCGCACAAACGCCCCAAAATCGTCGGCTACGTCGAAGAAGACGTACACGTGTACTCGGAGGAGGAG TTTCGCAGGAACTTCAGGGTCTCAAGGTCCGTTGCAGCCGACCTGTACAACGGCTTTACTGCCTCTAGGATGTGCCCTCGTTGCGACAATGGGGGTTCGTCTGCCAAAACAGCCGAGGAGCACGTCCTGGCGTTCCTGTG GTATGCAGCAAATAAAGCTTGCATAAGAGGTGTGGCAGGCCGCTTCGGGCTTGGGGAGACAACGACTTTTAGGGTCATTGAACGTGTGATGGAGTATCTCGTGGAATTGGCAAAAACTAAGATAGCCTTCCCGGACGACATCCGGGGCCTGGCCAAAGATTTCGAGCAG TTGTCTGGAGTGCCGGGCGTCATCGGCTGCATCGATGGCACATACATCAATATTCGCTGTCCTGCCAGGAAGGTGCGGTCAACCTACATTAATCGGCATAATGATATTTCCATGACGCTGCAAGTAGTTTGCGACCACGAGAAACGGTTCCTCGACGTTACTGTGGGAAACCCCAGTAAAATGCACGATGCCAAGATATACAGAAATTCTCGGTTGGCAGCAAGGCTCCCTCAGATATGCGCATCGGGTAACTACCATATCCTGGGAGATGCTGCTTACCCGTTGCGGCAGTATCTACTCACTCCATACAGAGATTACGGAAAACTCACAAGTCAACAAAAAAGCTTCAATGCAAGGTTTTCAGCAACAAGAGTGCGCATTGAAAATGCATTTGGAGATTTGAAAGCCCGCTTCCGGCAGCTTTTACACCTCGACTTCTTTGTGGTTGACAAGATCAACGTATTTGTGATATCATACTGTGTTCTGCATAATCTGTGCATAAAGGCAGGAGTTGAGGATATACCATTTGACCCTGAGGATACTGGTTCAGATTGCACGTGGCAAAGATTGTCACATGACGACAGGGAAAGCTCTGGGCCTCCGACAGCCAAGGAAACAGTGTTGCGGCAAATGGGGGAGCAAAAACGGGAAAGTGTTCGACAAAAGATGGGTCTACAGTGA